A stretch of DNA from Armatimonadota bacterium:
GCCGGTTGCGGTCACCAGCTGATGAAACGTCGTGTGGATGCGGCCATCGGCCGGATCGATGGCCGACTTGAGGTTTCCAAGGTATGTACTGATCAGCTTGCTGAGCTGTCGGTACTCCATGATGAGGCGCGGGACCGCGGTGCGCGGATCATGAGCATCCTCCTGATCGGCAAGCTTTTCGAGCACCTCGACATCTGTGGAGCGTCCGGTTTTCGTTTTGCGCACTACCTTGAAACCGATGAGGTCGAACAGGACGTCGGCTAGCTGCTTGGGCGAATTGAGATCAAACTCGGTTCCGGCCGCAGCGAACACGGAGAGCTTCAGTTCATCTACGCGCGTCGTCAGCGCGTCGCCTTGCCTTGTAAGCTCTTCAGGATCGCACAGGATGCCGTTGGCCTCCATCCTGGCCAGCACGAGCGAGAGCGGTGCCTCCACATCTGCCAGCAGCGATGCCATTCCTGCGGATTCCAATTCCGGCTGCATCAATTGGTACAGCCTCAGGGCCGCGTCGGTATCCTCCGCTGCATAATGGGTCATCGCTTCCAGATCAACGGTATCCATCGAGGCCTGTTCCGAGCCCGTGCCGATGAGTTGCGATATAGCCGTCATCTGGTAGCCCAAACGCCGGGCGACCAGATCGTCGAGCTTATGACTTGCCTCGGAGGCCGCGAGCAGGTTGCTGGCAAAGAGCGAGTCGAAAACCACGCCGCGCAGCGTACAGCCGTAACGTAAAAGCACGCGAGCATCGAACTTCAGATTGTGGCCGCACTTCCGCACGTCTCGCGATTCCAGGATTGGGCCAAGCGCGCGCATGACGGGCGCAAGGGCTAGATGGAGGTGCGCTTGTGGAGAGCGAATCGGCACGTAGGCCGCTTTGCCTTCGGCCCATGCGAAGCTGAGCCCGCACAGTTGGGCATCCCGCTCGAGCCCGGTGGTTTCGGTATCGAACGCAACAAGCGCTGTGGTTTGCAGCGTGCTCGCAAGCGCTGCCAATTCCGACGCGGTGCGGATACAGGTGTACTCCTGCTGCCAACGCACGGTTGGAGCTTCACCGTTTTCCGGCAAGGGTTGTTGCTCAACCGAAATGAACTCCTCTTCAAACAGGCCCTCGCCACCTGCGATTCGACGGGCATCATCTTTAAGCCGATGAAAGTCCAGCCGCTCAAACAACGGGAGCAGGCGCGCCAGGTCTGGTCGCGCCGGTCTCGTTGCCTCCAACTCGAACGGGAGTTCGGGATCGCAGTGAAGCGTAACCAGCGCCCGCGAGAGGCCAATCGTTTCGCGCGCGGCCTCGAGGTTTTCGCGCTTCTTTCCGGTTATTGCGTCGAGGTGCGAATAAATGCCATCGATGCTGCCAAACTCTTTCAGCAGTTGTGACGCGGTTTTGGGGCCAACGCCGTCAACGCCGGGCACGTTATCCGACGTATCGCCGGTAAGTGCAAGCAAATCAATCACCTGATCGGGCCGAATTCCTTTTGAAGCCATGAGCGCCGATTCGTCTACGATGGCGCCGGTGGGCACATCAAACATAGCAACGCGTGGTCCGACCAACTGTTCCAGGTCCTTATCCTTGGAGAGGATCCGGATCTGAACATCCGTCGCCTCAGGGTCCGCGAGCACCCGCTGCACAACAGTCGCAATAATATCGTCTGCTTCCAGGCCGGTCTTCAGAATTACGGGCACTCCAAAGCCCGATAGCATTTCAAATACCAACGGTATCTGCGATACCAGATCGTCCGGCGTCGCTCGACGTGTCGCTTTGTAATCGGCATATATCTCGTCGCGATGCGTCTTTCCGGGTGCATCCGCTGCCGCCACAATAAAGTCCGGCCGTAGATCTCCGAGTACTTTTACCATCAGGCCGGCCACGCCGAACACGGCGTGAGTTGGCTCTCCGGTCACGTTGCTGCGCATGCCGTTTCGAATTGCGTAGTACGCGCGGAATATCTGGGCGAACGTATCGATTATGTAGAGGCTACGCGCCACGTTTGCCATCCTTTCTCGTACCACCGGCGGACCATCAGGCGCCGAAGAAGTTATATGTGCGCATGCCAAGCGCCAGGCTTGCAAGGCCCCAAATACTGCCCATGATGCAGTCACCGAGAATCAGGCCGAGAAAGAAAGGCAGGTACCTTCGGTAGGTGCGCAAACCACCGTACCGCATACAGAGCAGCTTTAGCGCCCATGCTATGAAAAGCGGCATCCAGACAAGGTTGATCGCCCACGACGACGCAATTGCGTATCCGAGCGGATGGAGCGGGAAACCAAAAAAGCGTAGGCGCAGCACGAACAGCGTGATGACACACAAGAATCCAACCGCCATCGCCATCATCGCCGGCGTACTCGGCCGCGGATTCAAGGTTGCCCCAACCCACTGTGACATGCGGTTCAGCGCTTCTTGAGGCATTGGCGTAACGTCCCTCATTTTGCTTGCCGCGCCGAGACGATATGCCTGAGTTTCAGAGGCCCAAAATGTAGCAAGCGTGCCGATGAGCACAGCAAGCATGATTGCCCCGAGCATCCGGCGCGCCTGCATGCCCCGCAACCGCGCCATCTGCAAGCCCTCCATGCCGGCCGGCATCGTGTCGCTCCGGTGTGCTCGCGTAAAGGAGTATCCGAACGTCATAAATGCCATATCATGCTGTGAGAAGACCTTCATCCCGGTAATCCGTGGGATCATGGCGTCCGGTCCCATAAAGTGGAAATCGTGCACCGGCGAGCCAACCTCGGCGCGAACGCGAGTCACGACGATGATGATCGCAAGGTAGATTCCGAGCCAGGCTGCGATCACCCACGGGGTGACATCGGCTGCGAGGCAGAATATGATGATTCCGCACAGGCCCGCGACAAGGCCCAGCAGCGCCATTCGTGGCGAGAGTGCCTCGTGAGCGCCATTGGCTGCCACCTCATCGCGGCCGCCACCGCGCGAAAGCGCGGAACGCCATATCGCCGCATAGGCCTTTCTGCCGCTCCATATATAGAAGCAGAATAAGCCCATAAGCGCCCCGAATCCCTGCTCTGGCGCGTAGGGGAAGTTTGCGTCGGCGTCCCACGCCATTGCGCGTGTTACCACAAGTTGCATCTTCCAGAAGATATAGAAGAACCAGCAGGAGAAGAGGAGATCGAGCGGAAGCAAGAACCCCAGACCTATTACCAGCGGGTAGAACGTGATCGGCGTCCAGTCGATTCCATCCCACGGTTTGACGGTGAAGAAAGGCTTGAGGTCAACCACACCTACGTTGATGGCCGGCAGCGACGGATAGAGGAATGCTATACCGTTCCACAGCGTGAGGCCCGCCGCTACCGCGAATCCGGCCCACATCAGGCGGCTGCCGAAAAACGCTTTGCCAGTACCGTCTTCCGTCATCTCCATTGGCAGCCATACAACGGGAAAGGTCAGGCGCTCACTATCGGCCCATTGGCGGCGCAGCAGGACATTGATGCAGTTTGCACACCATAGCACGAGGACGACAAACAGCGTCCAGAAACAGATTGGGCGTAACCACGCTTTAAGGATCGCCGCGCGATAGAAGGAGCTGTTGCCGAGATAAAAGCCGCGCAGCACCGAGCGGTTGGTGATCACAAGCCACGACGGGAACGCCGGCAGGAAGTGGTTCCAGCCGTTCGACTTCGACGCAAACCAAGTCCCGTGGCCGATGATGCCATTGAGGATGGGTATTCCATCGATGCCGGCGATTCCTGTGGAGATGGTCAGCATCGTCCAAAGCACCAGCAACTCAGCCTGCGAGAACGCGAACCTCGGCGCCAGGCGGCAGACGCCACGATTCAGCGCGAGCAAAACCGCCAGGACAAATACCACGTTGGCGCAGATGGGCAGCTGCGACGGATACGGGCCATACATAACCCGCTCCATCTGCAGTACCCAGAAAACGTTGGGAGGAATCAGGATGCAGCCGAGCGAGAGAGCGCGCCAGGTAATGCCGGTCGGTCGCTTTTCCGTCGTGGGATTGGATGACTCATCACCCGATGCGTGGGGCGCGGAAAGCTGTTGCATCGGCGAGGCCATTGGGCACTATTATGGCGTAAACTCTGGTAGATCGCCGGTCGTCCGGCGCCAGGTGATGCAGCAAGGAGGCCGGCGCATGGCGAAGATTGAGTGCCTACATTGCTTGACAACGCAGGAGGCGATGGATGCGGCCCCAGTCGGCGGCTCACTTGGCGAGCTGCTGCTCCGTCACACATGCCGCAGTTGCTGGCAGCTCTGGGTCGACCAGCAGTTGCTGATCATCAACCATTACGGTCTGCAGCTTGCCGATCCAGAGGATCGTAGACAACTCACGTCAACGATGAAGGAGTTTCTCAACCTGCCCGAACCACCGGGCAACAAGGCTTGACTCCACGAGCCTCATTTGTGTTTCCGGGCAGGCTTTGAAGGAACCGACGCTGGTGGGGCAATCGACATAACCGGCTCCAGAAACGCGTGCTTTGAGGCGTAGTTGAGCGTGACCTTGAAGTGGCTTAAAAAGTTCACTCCAAGGACTGCGGACGTTTTGTCGAAACCGGCCGGCGCATCTACCGAGAGGAAGCCTACCATAACCTTATGGACGACTGCCTTTCCCATCGAAATGGAGGGGACGACCGCGAAACCAACCTTCGCCAACCTGCCGCCTACGCCCGAGATAGCCGTAACGGTTGCCGGTTTGAGCTTGAGTTGCGCTGCAACCGCAACGGGTATCAATGTGCCCGGGCAGCCCGTATCGAGCAAAGCCTGAACGGTAGCCTTACCGACCTGAATCTTCACAAACGGACGCCCGTCGCGCATGAATAACGGTACAGCGATCGATGCGGCCGGCGGTTTGGTCTTGATAGACATGAGGACCAATGCCGCTTCAGGGTAATCTACAGTGACCTGAAATGCCGACAGAAACGGTGTTCCCAGCCATCCACTGGGCGCCTGTGGCGCCCCGGAAGCGCTGACCAGCGATGACACGTCGATGAGGGCTGGCGTAAGATTGCTGAGCGCAACGGATCCCACGTGGAGCGATGCCAATTTGGCCTGCATCGCGTCGGTTGTGGTCTGAAAGACGCTCAATCGAACCCGGGTAGCCACCGCCTGAAGGCTTTGCGACTTGTATACTGCCGGGCTGATGGTAATGGCGTTAAGACCGCTATCAATGGCGAACGTAGCGAACGCCTTTTGGTTGATAAAGCAGTCGACAACGGGTATGCCCTGCCAGTAGCGAATCGGCACCACAGCCGGCAACTGCACCGAGGCTGGGATTGGGAGCGGGGCAGGCTGGATTGGGAGTACCTGTCTGGTGGTGGAAGCACCCAAACCGATAACTGTGGCTGCCATAACGGCGCGTAAGCAACTAATCCGATTCATTTGTTGCAAGCTCGATGCGCTCTTGCAGCGCGTCCATCGCGAGCAGGTAGCCATGCGCTCCCAGGCCGCTGATCTGGCCAACGGCGGCGGGCGCTGTAACGGACCGACTCCGAAACTCCTCGCGAGCGTGGATATTGGAGAGGTGCACTTCCACAACCGGCAAACCTACGGCCGCCAGCGCGTCACGGATAGCGTAGGAATAGTGCGTGTAAGCCCCGGGATTGATTACGATTCCATCGGCCCAGTTGCGCGCTTCGTGAATCGTTTCGATGATATGCCCTTCATCGTTATGCTGGCACACTCGAACGGTGATGTGCCGTAGTTCGGCGTGCGCCTTGATGCGGGCATCGATGTCGGTGAGCGACTGGCTGCCGTAAATGGTCGGCTCGCGTGTTCCGAGAAGATTGAGGCTCGGCCCGTGGATGACGCTGATGCGTACTTGCCGGTTCACGACTTGGACGAGGCCTCTGGCGTTCCGGCATCATGATCTTCCGGGTTGGCATTCGGGTCGCGGAGAACCGCCTCCTCCACCAGCAAAACCGGCACGCCATTATTGACGGGGAAGGCATATCTGCCGCATGCGCATACCAGCACACCGGCTTCCTTATCGAGATGTACGGAGCGCCTCTGCGGACACGCTGGGCAAGCGAGCAGGTCCAGAAACCATTGCTCCAATACCTGGGGTGGCGGATCGGTGTTATTCATCTTGACAGGGCACCACGGCAGCACAGATTAGATGAACAGAATACCTGCAACCGAAGTGCCGGCGCGCCAGCCTAACTTGCGGTTACATCTTTGTATGCCTGGATGGTTCGAGCCGCCGTTGAGCGCCACGTAAAGCGTGCTGCGCGTGGTGGGCCAAGCGCGGCAAGACTCTCCCTCAGAGCCGGATCGGTCATCATGCGCACAAGAGCCGATTGGAACTGCTGCTGTTCGAGCGGTGCGATTAAGGCCGCATCGCCCACAACCTCCGGCATAGCGGGTCGGTCGCTCACCAGCACCGGCGTACCGCATGCCATCGCCTCCAGGGGAGGCAGACCAAAACCCTCGTACATCGCTGGATGGCAGTAGAAGAGGGATGCCGCGTAGAGTGCAGGGAGGTCCCCATCGGGTACATAACCCAGGAGACGCAGCCATGCGGGATCTGCTCCATTGTTCGCAGAGCGAGCCCGGTCCACGATCTCCTCCGCCGAGCCGCCCCACCCCGGCTTGCCGGCGATCACCAAATCCATCCCGCCAGCCGCCGACTGACGGGCCACCGCAAACGCCTCTGCAAGAAAAGCAAGATTCTTGCGTGGCTGCAGCACGCCGACTGAGAATACGAACGGTGCATCAAGGCCGTACGTGGCACGGACCTGGCTGAGGCTCTCTGCAAATTTATCGCGCGGATTCAGAAACTCTTCGGGCAAGCCGAGCGGAGTAGCGATAACCAGCCCTGGGTCCAAATCATACAGTCTCAGGATGTCGCGGCGCGAGCTTTCGGAAACGGTAATCACCCGGGCGGCTCGGCGCATCGAGGCGGCTGCGAACATGTTGAGCAGCAAGCGATCGTACGGGCGGTACCACTGCGGATAGAGACGGAATGAGACATCGTGAACCGTGGTGACGACGGGACACGGAATCCGAGGAGGAACGTTGTACTGCACGTGGAGGACGTCCGGCGGCTTCGCCTGTATCGCTCTCGGCAGGACGAGTAGCGACCAGACGCGATCATTGGCGGCCGGAAGCGAAATGAACTCGGCTTGCCCCAGCCATGCTGCCTCCGCAGCATCGACCGGAATACGGGTGTAGACAGTAAGCTTCGGCGGATCCGGCGCGCTCAGCATCGCGCGGATCAGGTTCCGCCAGTAGGTCCTGTCACCCGTATAGCGACCCGTGATGGCTCGGCCATCCACAGCGACATTCACTGCAGGGATGCTCGCTGTCGCCGAGGCGATGCAGCCACAATCTGCGCGTAGAGAGCGGCCAAGCGAGATGCCATAGCCGCGTAGCTGTTGCGGTCTGCGTAGGATGCGCAGGCTGCCGTAAGCCCGGCCCGGCGGGCGGGAGAGCCGATCAACTCGCGAAGTTCCTCGGCGAATCTGGGCGTACTATCTAGAGCAGCCAGCGCCACACAGGGATCACCATCTGCCGCGATTTCCCGGTGCGGAGGTATGTTGCTGGCGAGGATCGGCCGGCGATACGCGATAAGGCTGGCTAGCGAGCCGGAGCCGGACATCTCGACATACGGTGCGATAGCTACGTCGGTTGCGGCCATGGCAAACGGCACATCCGACGGCTGAAGGTAACCCGTGATGTGAACGCGGGCCGACATGCCCTCGGCCAGTATGCGGGCACGAAGCTTCGCGCCGGTATCCGTATGGTCGTCTGGATGATCGCCGCCGGCGAAGAGTAGGTCGACATCGGGCGGCAGAAGTGGCAACATATCGAGGGCCAGATTGTGACCCTTTCGCGCCGTAACGAATCCGAAGATTGTCACGGTGTGCTCGTTGGTGAGACCGAACCGCTCGCGCCCCGCCGCCCGGTCGGGTAACGGCTGAGGTTCCGGAACGGGATGTCGCATCACGTGCAGCCGCGACGGCTCAACGCCAATCGACTCCAGGCGTGTGCGATCCAGGAGCGTATGCACTACGATGGCGCGAATCTTATGATGGCAAAAGTTGCGCCGGTTGGCGACGGTCAGCGCCAGTCGGCGCAGCTTGCTGCCGGTCGGTGATACCACTTCGTGGGCCGTAACTACCAACGGCTTGCGCGCGGCGCCATAAACTGCGCCGATATGGCTTCGCAGCGGAGAGACTCCGCCGAACAGAAAGTACTGGTGCTGGATGTGAATCAGATCCGCCGACGCAGCGGCGGCCAGCGACCGGATATAGGCCGTGCCGTCTACTGCGCGATGCAGCAGTGCGCTGCCAATGCCGATTCGCCGGATCTCCGGTATCGGCGCACGAAGGACTGCGGGCGCGTCGGGCAGCCTCTCAAACGCACTCAACAGGTGCTCCGTATAATCCCGTACACCACACTGCAGTCGGTCCGGCAACATCATTGCCACCCGCAGCCGTGCGGGGTCGGTCACGGTGATTCAGTCCGTACCGGGCGACCGTGGACGGCTATCCAATCCAATGTTGCCTCCATTGGGAGGACCCCGGATGTGGCGCCGTTTCCCATTACCGAAAGCGCGCCTACCGCATTGGCGAACTCTGCTGCCGCGAATGGATCCCAGCGGCGTGCGAGGCACGCCAGGAAGCCGGCAACCCAGGCATCACCTGCTCCCAGCGTATCCGACACGGGTACCGACCATGCCTTCACGGTAACATGTCGTCCCCCCTCGAGCAACAGGTAGCATCCCTCGGCGCCTAGCTTTATACCAACGTTGCGTGCACCCAGGCTCTGCAGGCGGCATGCAATTTCGGGCACCGAGGTAATGCCATTGACCATGTGGCTCGCCTCCTCGTAGCTGGGCAGCAGGTAGTCTACGTAAGGTAGGCACGGCGCAAGACGTGACATCCAGTCACCAGCCGGATCCCAAACGACGTCCAGAGAGGTGGTGACGCCCGCCGCCCGAGCGCGGTGCAGCAAATCTGCCATTGGCTCGCCGTCGATGCCGGGCATCACCAGGGCGCCGCCGATGTTCAGGAAGCGCGTGTTGAGCAGGCGTTCACAATCCAGTCGTGACGCGGAAACGGTGCCGCTTGCCCCGACATCGTGAAGAAAGCTGCGCTCGCCATCCGGCGCGACCAACACTACGGTGCTGGCTGTCCGCGAGGCGACATCCACCACCACATCATCCGTTTCGACACCACTCTCGCGCAAACGGTGGAGGAGGAACTCGCCAAAGCCGTCTCCACCAACACATCCCGCCGCGGCGCAAGATACTCCGAGCTTGGCAAGCGCAATCGCCGTGTTGGCCGCATTACCGCCGGTCTGCAGTTCAATTCGCTCCAACATCGCCAGCTTGCCACGGCCGGGCAATCCCTCTACCGGCCGCGCCACCACGTCGGCAACCAGGATACCAAGACAGGTAACGTCGCGCAACGGCTACACCTCCCGCCCAGTTCCATGACTGGGCCCGGAGCGGTCGTCCAGCTGATAGGCTCGGGAATCCGGCGGAGGCTCACCCGTATCAAAGGCGGCGAGTACGCCGTATCGAACAAGTTGGGCACGCGCACCCTGGCAGCTGCAGATTGCCAACAGCGGTATGGCGCAAATCATCATCGGCAACACTGAGACCAGCATTATCGCAAACACGATCAGCGACATCCCCATGAGCTCGGCGGCAAACATGGGATCACCGATTGTGAGGAAAAAGGAACGCTTCAATGCCGCTCCGGCGCCTCGCCTGGCCTGGTGACCCGGGTCGTCCAGCGCGCCCAGCTCCTGCGCCGCAATCAGCGGGTACTGGTAAGCACCCATCATCAGCCAGAAAATGGTGATGTACAGGCAAACCATGGCGCCGAGCTGCCCGGCAAGTCCGAGATGACCGTAGAACCGAAAGTTTATGCCGATCAGGAATACGAACGCGAGGTGCAATATGCTGAGCATAAGTGACGCACGCCAGAGCCGGGCCGCGTTACGAAACAGATCTCCCCACGCTACCTCTTCGCGAGCGCAAATCTGCCACGCAACGCCAAATGTGCCACCGACCAGGAGCATCAGTACGCTCCAGAGAACCACGACCAGCGCGCCCCTCATGCCCCACGCCTGCGGCGGCAAAACGTCCCAAATGGAACCAATCGCCAGGATGATGGCCGCGATGGTAACG
This window harbors:
- a CDS encoding clan AA aspartic protease; this encodes MNRISCLRAVMAATVIGLGASTTRQVLPIQPAPLPIPASVQLPAVVPIRYWQGIPVVDCFINQKAFATFAIDSGLNAITISPAVYKSQSLQAVATRVRLSVFQTTTDAMQAKLASLHVGSVALSNLTPALIDVSSLVSASGAPQAPSGWLGTPFLSAFQVTVDYPEAALVLMSIKTKPPAASIAVPLFMRDGRPFVKIQVGKATVQALLDTGCPGTLIPVAVAAQLKLKPATVTAISGVGGRLAKVGFAVVPSISMGKAVVHKVMVGFLSVDAPAGFDKTSAVLGVNFLSHFKVTLNYASKHAFLEPVMSIAPPASVPSKPARKHK
- the polA gene encoding DNA polymerase I, with translation MARSLYIIDTFAQIFRAYYAIRNGMRSNVTGEPTHAVFGVAGLMVKVLGDLRPDFIVAAADAPGKTHRDEIYADYKATRRATPDDLVSQIPLVFEMLSGFGVPVILKTGLEADDIIATVVQRVLADPEATDVQIRILSKDKDLEQLVGPRVAMFDVPTGAIVDESALMASKGIRPDQVIDLLALTGDTSDNVPGVDGVGPKTASQLLKEFGSIDGIYSHLDAITGKKRENLEAARETIGLSRALVTLHCDPELPFELEATRPARPDLARLLPLFERLDFHRLKDDARRIAGGEGLFEEEFISVEQQPLPENGEAPTVRWQQEYTCIRTASELAALASTLQTTALVAFDTETTGLERDAQLCGLSFAWAEGKAAYVPIRSPQAHLHLALAPVMRALGPILESRDVRKCGHNLKFDARVLLRYGCTLRGVVFDSLFASNLLAASEASHKLDDLVARRLGYQMTAISQLIGTGSEQASMDTVDLEAMTHYAAEDTDAALRLYQLMQPELESAGMASLLADVEAPLSLVLARMEANGILCDPEELTRQGDALTTRVDELKLSVFAAAGTEFDLNSPKQLADVLFDLIGFKVVRKTKTGRSTDVEVLEKLADQEDAHDPRTAVPRLIMEYRQLSKLISTYLGNLKSAIDPADGRIHTTFHQLVTATGRIASQGPNLQNIPIRKETGRQIRKAFRAPHGGMLICADYSQIELRILAHLSRDEALTAAFMAEQDVHAAVAAQVFGVPLEMVTREMRDRAKTINFGIIYGVTAYGLARRIEELDVAGASKLIADYKARFTGIDRFLRQCVDQALEHGYVTTFMGRRRAIPELRESSPTRRALGERLAINSVIQGSAADLIKLAMVRLQQRIDDDRLPLKMLLQIHDELVLESPYEHAEGMAEVVRREMEHAMELTVPLRAESGIGRDWFSCKG
- the aroQ gene encoding type II 3-dehydroquinate dehydratase, with translation MNRQVRISVIHGPSLNLLGTREPTIYGSQSLTDIDARIKAHAELRHITVRVCQHNDEGHIIETIHEARNWADGIVINPGAYTHYSYAIRDALAAVGLPVVEVHLSNIHAREEFRSRSVTAPAAVGQISGLGAHGYLLAMDALQERIELATNESD
- a CDS encoding Trm112 family protein, which encodes MNNTDPPPQVLEQWFLDLLACPACPQRRSVHLDKEAGVLVCACGRYAFPVNNGVPVLLVEEAVLRDPNANPEDHDAGTPEASSKS
- a CDS encoding Fe(2+)-trafficking protein, translated to MAKIECLHCLTTQEAMDAAPVGGSLGELLLRHTCRSCWQLWVDQQLLIINHYGLQLADPEDRRQLTSTMKEFLNLPEPPGNKA
- a CDS encoding glycosyltransferase family 4 protein; the encoded protein is MSAFERLPDAPAVLRAPIPEIRRIGIGSALLHRAVDGTAYIRSLAAAASADLIHIQHQYFLFGGVSPLRSHIGAVYGAARKPLVVTAHEVVSPTGSKLRRLALTVANRRNFCHHKIRAIVVHTLLDRTRLESIGVEPSRLHVMRHPVPEPQPLPDRAAGRERFGLTNEHTVTIFGFVTARKGHNLALDMLPLLPPDVDLLFAGGDHPDDHTDTGAKLRARILAEGMSARVHITGYLQPSDVPFAMAATDVAIAPYVEMSGSGSLASLIAYRRPILASNIPPHREIAADGDPCVALAALDSTPRFAEELRELIGSPARRAGLTAACASYADRNSYAAMASRLAALYAQIVAASPRRQRASLQ
- a CDS encoding glycosyltransferase family 4 protein; the encoded protein is MNVAVDGRAITGRYTGDRTYWRNLIRAMLSAPDPPKLTVYTRIPVDAAEAAWLGQAEFISLPAANDRVWSLLVLPRAIQAKPPDVLHVQYNVPPRIPCPVVTTVHDVSFRLYPQWYRPYDRLLLNMFAAASMRRAARVITVSESSRRDILRLYDLDPGLVIATPLGLPEEFLNPRDKFAESLSQVRATYGLDAPFVFSVGVLQPRKNLAFLAEAFAVARQSAAGGMDLVIAGKPGWGGSAEEIVDRARSANNGADPAWLRLLGYVPDGDLPALYAASLFYCHPAMYEGFGLPPLEAMACGTPVLVSDRPAMPEVVGDAALIAPLEQQQFQSALVRMMTDPALRESLAALGPPRAARFTWRSTAARTIQAYKDVTAS
- a CDS encoding carbohydrate kinase family protein; translated protein: MRDVTCLGILVADVVARPVEGLPGRGKLAMLERIELQTGGNAANTAIALAKLGVSCAAAGCVGGDGFGEFLLHRLRESGVETDDVVVDVASRTASTVVLVAPDGERSFLHDVGASGTVSASRLDCERLLNTRFLNIGGALVMPGIDGEPMADLLHRARAAGVTTSLDVVWDPAGDWMSRLAPCLPYVDYLLPSYEEASHMVNGITSVPEIACRLQSLGARNVGIKLGAEGCYLLLEGGRHVTVKAWSVPVSDTLGAGDAWVAGFLACLARRWDPFAAAEFANAVGALSVMGNGATSGVLPMEATLDWIAVHGRPVRTESP